The following proteins are co-located in the Camelina sativa cultivar DH55 chromosome 12, Cs, whole genome shotgun sequence genome:
- the LOC104731119 gene encoding RRP12-like protein yields MAASEDRADENDEISFKDGNTDISQQLMDRYGKSSASQHRHLVATAVAMRSILTSESLPPSPPAFFAAAISSVDSSTEDPMAVSALLTFLSIVLPLVPSGEISATMARDAVAVLVNPIDGGVDKLGVASLRAGVKCIGTLLIGFCDLDHWESLQIGFGLLLKFAIDKRPKVRRCAQECLEKLFGSLQSSTVVKEASNTVYALLKEYKPVLSDLSSKKIDEGAKVDSTMRSEDAEAAHVLNVLSATIPFLSAKVSSRVFSELCKLMGSQFSPLTRQILKAIDTIFKNSEDTTVVPEIEGLVTSLTSYLSLHDKNPADTIVHVTTLLKSALEKAYSVEPTLCLKKLPLVCGSLAGLLTSTDDVASQASVILKDLISSHIDTNELLIEGSLSCEDEDNVTSGDDINAAMSVCSVFQSALNSCDGIPKEHILTVINLLIEKLGERSYILAKNIILKLADLMEHATGDMSSSQYLQQCIGSAVVAMGPVRLLELLPITLHAESHSCTNAWLIPVLRKYIIGASLEYYVDHIVPLAKSLMLASKGAKKSAHGKELRAYGHELLRLLPAFCNYPVDVHQQFGSLAKLMVKFIKNKSFMHEAVALSLQILVNQNKRMPKPSTDMDEATAISEDATTELESRFHYSKKASTKNMKALASSSTELLQTLVDVFTASDTEISADFKAAIGCLASTLDSSVRKKILISLLNKFDPAGESETEGKVNQSNDSIDEEKETCSATKTQLKRSAVLDLASSFVEGAQEDLIELIYNLVRQSFQATDEADLCGAYDTLSRVLQEHGSFCSSHFAEVIEMLLSHKTPEDAASSISRFACLHVLMAHGIQSSTEEENEKAFLILNEIILTLKDGKEEHRKAACDALVMVYTTLKNSSSISSDELCPKLINMITGYIDGSSPHIRSGAVSALSALIYKDPEICLSSPEILSSVLSLLHTKSIEIIKAVLGFVKVLVSTSQAQDLQSLLQNLLYEILPWSSVSRHYFKSKVTIIVEIMVRKCGTRAVQLATPDKHKSFIQTVLENRSGKSRDKEETNDSQTTSTDPSREPRKRNYREASSETTAKQDGNKFKRQKGTHQRHTPASDISGSRTGQQRYGNRSFGKHREASGNNHKSGKDTRKPQKNRFRKAQ; encoded by the exons ATGGCGGCCTCTGAAGACAGAGCAGATGAAAACGATGAAATTTCCTTCAAAGATGGCAACACTGATATCTCCCAACAGCTTATGGACCGTTACGGCAAGTCCTCAGCCTCGCAGCACCGTCATCTCGTCGCCACCGCCGTCGCTATGCGCTCCATTCTCACCTCTGAGTCTCTTCCGCCGTCTCCTCCTGCTTTCTTCGCAGCTGCTATATCCTCAGTGGATTCTTCCACGGAGGACCCCATGGCGGTTTCTGCTTTGCTTACTTTCCTGTCCATAGTCCTTCCTCTGGTTCCTTCAGGAGAAATTTCAGCTACTATGGCTCGAGATGCTGTAGCTGTTTTGGTAAACCCAATTGATGGTGGGGTTGATAAATTAGGTGTTGCGAGTTTGAGAGCTGGCGTGAAGTGCATTGGGACTTTGCTTATTGGTTTCTGTGATTTGGATCATTGGGAATCTCTTCAAATTGGGTTTGGTTTACTTCTCAAGTTCGCCATTGATAAACGTCCCAAG GTTAGAAGATGTGCTCAAGAGTGTTTGGAGAAGCTATTTGGTTCTCTACAATCATCTACTGTTGTAAAGGAAGCAAGTAATACAGTTTATGCTTTACTTAAAGAGTATAAGCCTGTTCTATCTGACTTAAGCTCAAAAAAGATTGATGAGGGTGCTAAGGTTGACTCAACAATGAGGTCTGAGGACGCAGAGGCTGCCCATGTGCTAAATGTGCTCAGTGCTACTATTCCGTTTCTCTCTGCCAAAGTTAGTTCTAGAGTTTTTTCGGAACTTTGTAAGCTTATGGGTTCTCAGTTTTCGCCGTTGACGAGGCAAATTCTCAAAGCGATTGACACTATCTTCAAGAATTCAGAAGATACAACTGTTGTTCCTGAGATAGAAGGACTTGTAACTTCTTTGACTAGTTATTTATCTTTACACGACAAGAATCCTGCTGACACGATCGTGCATGTGACCACCCTATTAAAAAGTGCGTTGGAGAAAGCCTACTCAGTCGAACCAACATTATGTCTAAAGAAACTTCCGCTAGTTTGTGGGTCATTGGCAG GCCTTTTGACTTCCACGGACGACGTTGCATCCCAAGCCTCAGTTATATTAAAAGACTTGATCAGTAGCCACATCGATACAAATGAACTTCTAATCGAGGGAAGCTTGTCTTGTGAAGATGAGGATAATGTAACGAGTGGGGACGATATAAATGCAGCAATGTCTGTATGCTCTGTCTTTCAGAGTGCCCTAAACTCATGTGATGGAATTCCAAAGGAGCACATTTTAACTGTCATAAATCTTTTGATCGAGAAACTTG GAGAGCGTTCATATATTCTTGCAAAGAATATCATATTAAAGCTTGCTGACTTGATGGAACATGCAACTGGAGATATGTCTAGCTCACAATAT CTTCAGCAATGCATTGGGTCTGCAGTGGTTGCAATGGGACCAGTAAGGCTACTGGAACTTCTTCCTATCACTCTTCATGCTGAGAGCCACTCATGCACAAATGCTTGGCTAATTCCTGtcttaagaaaatatatcatTGGAGCATCTCTTGAGTATTATGTCGATCACATTGTTCCACTTGCAAAATCACTGATGCTTGCTTCTAAAGGAG CTAAAAAGTCAGCTCACGGCAAAGAGTTGCGGGCCTATGGTCATGAACTTCTGAGACTGTTACCTGCCTTCTGTAACTATCCAGTTGATGTGCACCAACAATTTGGATCGTTGGCCAAACTGAtggttaaatttattaaaaataaatctttcatGCATGAAGCCGTGGCCCTTTCTCTACAG ATCCTTGTAAATCAGAATAAAAGAATGCCTAAGCCCAGTACAGATATGGACGAAGCAACAGCCATAAGTGAAGATGCAACAACAGAACTGGAAAGTAGATTCCACTATTCGAAGAAAGCTTCAACGAAAAACATGAAGGCTTTGGCATCAAGCTCGACAGAGTTGCTTCAGACTCTTGTTGATGTATTCACTGCTTCAGACACAGAGATCAGTGCAGACTTTAAG GCTGCAATTGGATGCTTAGCTTCTACTCTGGATTCGTCAGTTAGGAAAAAGATTCTAATTTCTTTGCTAAATAAGTTTGATCCTGCTGGTGAAAGCGAGACTGAGGGGAAGGTCAATCAATCGAATGATTCAAtcgatgaagaaaaagaaacctgcAGTGCCACAAAGACACAGTTAAAGAG GAGTGCTGTGCTGGATCTTGCATCTTCATTTGTTGAAGGAGCCCAGGAAGACCTTATTGAGTTGATTTATAATCTTGTTCGCCAAAGTTTTCAG GCCACCGACGAGGCTGATCTTTGTGGGGCATATGATACTCTGAGCAGAGTTCTACAG GAACATGGTTCGttttgttcatctcattttgcAGAGGTGATAGAGATGTTACTCAGCCATAAAACTCCAGAGGATGCAGCGTCTTCTATAAGTCGATTTGCATGTCTCCACGTTCTAATGGCTCATGGAATTCAG TCAAGCACCGAGGAGGAGAATGAGAAAGCGTTCCTTATTCTGAACGAGATAATCCTGACACTTAAAGAT GGCAAAGAAGAACATAGGAAAGCAGCTTGTGATGCACTGGTTATGGTATATACCACCCTGAAAAATTCATCCTCTATCAGCAGTGATGAACTTTGTCCCAAATTGATTAACATG ATAACGGGTTATATTGATGGATCATCGCCGCACATAAGGAGTGGAGCAGTGTCTGCATTATCTGCTTTGATATACAAAGACCCTGAGATCTGCCTATCGTCACCTGAGATTCTTTCATCTGTTTTATCGTTGCTTCACACCAAATCCATTGAGATTATAAAA gctgttttgggttttgtgaaAGTTTTAGTCTCAACATCGCAAGCCCAGGACTTGCAGAGTCTACTGCAGAACCTCTTATACGAAATTCTCCCCTGGTCGTCTGTTTCGAGACACTATTTTAAGTCAAAG GTAACGATCATAGTTGAGATTATGGTAAGGAAGTGCGGCACCCGCGCAGTCCAATTAGCCACACCAGACAAGCACAAGAGTTTCATCCAGACAGTTTTAGAG AACCGTTCGGGGAAATCGAGAGACAAAGAAGAGACCAATGATTCACAGACTACATCCACTGATCCATCCAGAGA GCCGCGGAAAAGAAATTACAGAGAAGCTTCATCAGAAACTACAGCCAAACAAGACGGCAACAAATTCAAACGGCAAAAGGGAACACATCAACGACACACACCTGCTTCCGACATTAGTGGAAGTAGAACAGGACAACAGCGTTATGGTAACAGAAGCTTCGGAAAACATAGGGAAGCTTCTGGAAACAATCACAAGTCAGGAAAAGATACACGAAAGCCACAGAAGAACAGATTCAGGAAAGCACAATGA
- the LOC104731118 gene encoding uncharacterized protein LOC104731118 produces the protein MAPATDYQGSFLSRISIRRNQIVSMDVNHEQELEEIEYFQKHVAERFSELIPSQPPPSSSSDAVSQPILSIPWLQSLLDVLMSCDAEFKAVLSMTQISKSPFLERALSELLDRILKALDLCNAVVAGIDSVRQSRRFAEIAVMAFKQRPLCEGGVRRAKRALTSLLVGLNAEERRDRNSGGSGSGGSSNQRRTTSRSWSFGPRSNVTGGGGSSGHVGKNWSATKQIQAMAANLVLPRGAEASGPAMPVYIMSSVMVLVMWVFVAAVPCQTSSLPAAPLPLPKHQSWASAAVYIQERIGEEMKRKEKRCGGGGLMEEMQRMERIGVSLLEFTERFRFPADKEEEVEVAEKVDELEEVCLGMEVGLDDLQVQVRQVFHRLVRSRIEIVSVLDQAPAI, from the coding sequence ATGGCTCCGGCGACTGATTACCAAGGCTCATTTCTGAGTCGAATCAGCATCCGCCGCAACCAGATCGTCTCCATGGACGTTAACCACGAGCAAGAACTCGAAGAAATCGAGTATTTCCAGAAACACGTCGCTGAGCGTTTCTCTGAGTTAATCCCATCTCAACCGccgccttcttcttcctccgacgCTGTCTCTCAGCCGATTCTTTCGATCCCTTGGTTACAGAGTCTTCTAGATGTTTTAATGTCCTGTGACGCTGAGTTCAAGGCGGTGTTGAGCATGACCCAGATCTCGAAATCTCCGTTTTTAGAAAGGGCTTTGTCGGAATTGCTTGATCGGATTCTAAAGGCGTTGGATTTATGTAACGCCGTTGTTGCCGGGATTGATTCCGTTAGACAGAGTCGACGTTTCGCTGAGATTGCTGTCATGGCGTTTAAGCAACGGCCGTTATGTGAAGGAGGCGTTCGTAGAGCTAAGCGTGCGTTGACGAGTCTCCTCGTTGGGTTAAACGCTGAAGAGAGGAGAGATAGAAACAGCGGAGGAAGTGGTAGTGGTGGCAGTAGTAACCAACGTAGGACAACGTCGAGGTCTTGGTCGTTTGGACCGCGCAGCAACGTCACTGGAGGAGGTGGATCATCTGGCCACGTCGGCAAGAATTGGTCTGCGACGAAGCAGATTCAGGCGATGGCGGCCAATCTAGTGCTGCCACGTGGAGCGGAAGCTTCTGGACCGGCAATGCCGGTTTACATAATGAGCAGTGTTATGGTTCTGGTGATGTGGGTGTTTGTGGCGGCGGTTCCTTGTCAGACAAGCAGCCTTCCTGCGGCGCCGTTGCCACTTCCGAAACACCAGAGTTGGGCTAGCGCTGCTGTTTATATTCAGGAGAGGATTGGTGAAGAGATGAAACGTAAGGAGAAGcgttgtggtggtggtggattgATGGAGGAGATGCAGAGGATGGAGAGGATTGGGGTATCTTTACTGGAGTTCACCGAGAGGTTTAGGTTTCCGGCAGATAAAGAAGAGGAGGTGGAAGTTGCGGAGAAGGTGGATGAGTTGGAGGAGGTTTGCTTGGGAATGGAAGTGGGATTGGATGATTTGCAGGTACAAGTGAGGCAAGTGTTCCATAGATTGGTGAGAAGCAGGATTGAGATTGTTTCAGTGCTTGATCAAGCTCCTGCAATCTAG